The following proteins are co-located in the Castanea sativa cultivar Marrone di Chiusa Pesio chromosome 8, ASM4071231v1 genome:
- the LOC142605998 gene encoding cation/H(+) antiporter 14-like gives MGPTLLGQSKAYVAKLFPPGGRLVLLTFAEFGFMFHLFLLGLQIDTCIVKSIGRKTVVIAPTGTIIPMVFGVAAYKILEHAPPSEHVVALLVLIIANALTPFIDISGLLYEINILNSEIGRFASSISVVSDACAWFLAFVVRNIGAALKYSSTEPLSMIAMVVGYYCFLLFLMRPLVIWIDSFTPKDRPFEESHLIAILCIVLVNGFFAEYIGEHARFGAFVLGLSLPNGPTLGAIIIQKLEVLCTMLLLPIYCTTSGFRTQLSSIANASAAKTELIIFAGYFGKFIGTILPSIYFKIPFKESLTLTLIMCCKGVMAITIYSVLRGGQIITTQTYTLLILSMIMATGLATIFIRHLYDPSIRYMADTRRTIKNSAQNSCLRMLVCIHSEENVSSFTNLIEVSNPTKENPIFVCVLQLVEITGRATSILVKLDKQNNLLASNLDFSRQISNAFDHYENYSQGSVKIQNFKAIAPCASMHDDICTLAMDQETSIIIVPFHKIWAIDGIAEANIPFLRIVNKNVLKKAPCSIGVLVDRGEIGGNLSILTGNSSYLVAMLFIGGVDDREALVYSIRMAGHPNVNLTVVQLIASGYNTSNYQNNLDKEAMDELWASINSNQKIKHEEETMRHGADTTHVIQKMANNFDLVIVGRYREPHSPVTLGLIEWSECPELGILGDMLANSSFRFSVLVVQHKSPE, from the exons ATGGGTCCAACATTACTTGGTCAAAGCAAGGCGTATGTGGCAAAATTATTTCCTCCAGGAGGCAGATTGGTACTTCTAACATTTGCAGAGTTTGGCTTCATGTTTCACCTCTTTCTATTAGGATTACAGATTGATACATGCATAGTAAAGAGCATTGGAAGAAAAACGGTGGTAATCGCTCCAACGGGGACTATTATTCCCATGGTATTTGGAGTGGCAGCATACAAGATTCTAGAACATGCTCCCCCTTCAGAGCATGTAGTTGCACTTTTAGTCTTAATTATTGCAAATGCTTTGACTCCTTTTATTGACATCTCCGGCCTCCTTTATGAAATCAACATTCTTAATTCAGAAATTGGCCGATTTGCTTCCTCCATTTCCGTGGTAAGTGATGCATGTGCTTGGTTTCTTGCATTTGTTGTGAGAAATATTGGTGCAGCCCTGAAATACTCCTCAACCGAACCTTTATCAATGATAGCAATGGTGGTCGGTTATTACTGCTTCTTACTCTTCCTAATGAGACCACTAGTGATATGGATTGACAGTTTCACGCCAAAAGATAGACCTTTTGAGGAAAGTCATCTTATAGCCATCCTCTGTATAGTTTTGGTGAATGGATTTTTTGCAGAGTATATTGGCGAACATGCTCGCTTTGGTGCTTTTGTGCTTGGTTTGTCTTTGCCAAATGGGCCAACATTAGGCGCAATCATAATACAAAAGCTTGAGGTTCTTTGTACTATGTTGCTACTTCCAATCTACTGCACTACTAGTGGGTTCAGGACGCAACTCTCTTCCATAGCAAACGCGTCTGCAGCAAAAACAGAGCTCATCATTTTTGCTGGTTACTTTGGCAAGTTCATTGGCACCATTTTGCCATCAATCTACTTTAAGATCCCCTTTAAGGAATCTTTGACACTGACTCTCATCATGTGTTGCAAAGGTGTTATGGCAATCACTATATATAGTGTGTTGCGTGGCGGTCAG ATCATAACAACCCAAACATATACGCTTTTAATTCTCAGCATGATAATGGCAACAGGGTTGGCCACAATTTTTATCCGTCACCTTTATGACCCTTCCATAAGATACATGGCTGACACAAGGAGGACAATCAAAAACTCAGCACAAAACTCCTGTCTCCGAATGCTGGTCTGCATCCATTCAGAAGAGAATGTATCTTCATTTACTAACCTCATTGAAGTCTCCAACCCCACAAAAGAAAACCCTATTTTTGTATGTGTCCTTCAGCTCGTGGAGATCACAGGACGGGCAACATCTATCCTTGTAAAACTTGATAAGCAAAACAACTTATTagcttctaatctagatttttCTAGACAAATTAGCAATGCCTTTGATCATTATGAGAATTATAGCCAAGGGAGtgttaaaatacaaaacttcaAAGCAATTGCACCATGTGCAAGCATGCATGATGATATATGTACTCTTGCAATGGATCAGGAAACAAGCATCATAATTGTTCCCTTTCACAAAATATGGGCAATTGATGGAATAGCCGAAGCGAACATTCCTTTCCTTAGGATCGTAAACAAAAATGTGCTTAAGAAGGCCCCTTGCTCTATAGGAGTTCTTGTTGACCGAGGTGAAATTGGTGGCAACTTGAGCATTTTGACAGGTAATTCATCATATTTGGTTGCTATGCTTTTCATAGGTGGTGTTGATGATCGAGAGGCACTTGTGTATAGCATTCGCATGGCTGGGCATCCTAATGTCAACCTAACAGTGGTTCAGCTTATAGCGTCGGGTTACAACACAAGCAATTATCAGAATAATCTAGACAAGGAGGCGATGGATGAATTATGGGCTAGTATAAATAGCAACCAGAAAATAAAGCATGAAGAGGAGACTATGAGACATGGGGCAGATACAACTCATGTTATACAGAAGATGGCGAACAATTTTGATCTAGTTATAGTGGGTAGATACCGTGAGCCACACTCTCCAGTTACATTAGGCCTTATAGAATGGAGCGAATGCCCTGAGCTTGGAATACTTGGGGACATGCTAGCCAATTCAAGTTTTCGGTTTTCAGTTTTGGTGGTGCAACATAAAAGCCCAGAGTAA